The Flavobacteriales bacterium genome contains the following window.
CTCTGCACCCCGCAAACCCAGAGCTGGTGCTGCGGCTATGGCATCCTTGGTGTTCAATTCGCGGGTATCAACAGCACCAGCCCTGATGGAAGTGAGGGCTACCAGGACCGCACATGCGGCAACCAGGCCGCGGTGACGGAAGGCAACAGCTATCCCATCAGCATTGCAACGGGCACCCAGAACAACTGCGATACCTATGTGTGGGTCGACCTGAACGGTGATGGTGACTTCACCGTCGGCGAACTGCTCTTCAGTGCATTGGGTACCACGAGCCCGAGCGGCACGGTGTACATACCGTCAAGCTCGGCCTTCGGTGTTCCCGTGCGCATACGGGTGGCCACGGAAGTCGTGGGAGAACTGACCGGCCCTTGCGATGCACCGCTCTTCGGGCAGGTTGAGGATTTCAGCGTGATCATCACGCAGAACACGAATCCGCCTTCAGCAGTGTTCAGCGCAGATCCCACCACAACTTGCGATGGGGTCGTGGATTTCACTGACCTGAGCACGAACCTGCCTCAAAGTTGGAGTTGGGATTTCGGTGATGGCAACGGCAGCTCGGTCCAGAACCCTACGCATACTTACGCCGCCCCAGGTACCTATACGGTGAGCCTCACCGTAACCAACAACAACGGCAGCGACACGGAAGTGCAGAACGGCTTGATCACGGTGCCTGAACCTGCGGCGTGCGATACCAATTTGGTGGACGACGCCCAGGACATCACCGACACGGATTGCACGGGCATCGTGGCCGACGATGGTGGACCTGACAATGACTACACACCGGGAAGCAGTGGGTTGTTCACCATCGCGCCGACCATCCCCGCCCAAGTGACCCTGACGTTCCTGTCGTTCGCCTTCGAGCCCAACGACGAACTGGTGATCTATGACGGCCCCGACGACCAAAGCCCGCTGATCGGTGCATACACTGGGCAGGGGCTCGGGGCGTTGGACAACAACGGCGTGTTCACCAGCACGAACGGTGCCTTGACCTTATGGCAGAACGCCAGCCCGGGCATGGTGGTGGACGACGGGTTCGTTGCAACATGGACCTGCAGCCCGGACGGCATTGTTGAGAACAGCGCTCCGTCGTTCCACTTGTCACCTGTTCCGGCCGACGACGTGCTGAACGTCTTCTTTGCACAGCGATCGGATGCCACGCTGACCATAATGAATGCGCTTGGGGCAGTGCTTGAGCAGCGCGCCATTGCCAGTGCCACGGAACGGACCATCATCGACGTAAGCGCGTGGCCGGCCGGTCTGTATGCCCTTGCCCTGAGCGACAACAGCGGCCGCAGCACCAAAACGTTCGTGGTGCGATGAACCTGAACCATCTGATCCGTGCAGAACGCATGAAGCGACTCTTCCCCCGCGCATTGGCCGCCGCCACCTTGTTGGTCGGCCTCAACGTGCAAGCCTCGCACTTGATAGGCGGCAACCTTGGATACACCTACGTGGGTGAGACGGCGCCGGGCAGCGGCATGTACCGGTACAACGTGTACATGCAGTTCTTCATGAACTGCGGCCCGGACAGCAACTGGGAGACGCTCTATGAACTCCTGGGGCAGAACTACAACACGCCGTTGGAGGTCGGTGCCTACATCCAGGACATCAATAACCCCAACGCGGACAAGGCGCTGTACCAAGTAGTGAACCTGACCTTCCA
Protein-coding sequences here:
- a CDS encoding T9SS type A sorting domain-containing protein; this translates as MVVDDGFVATWTCSPDGIVENSAPSFHLSPVPADDVLNVFFAQRSDATLTIMNALGAVLEQRAIASATERTIIDVSAWPAGLYALALSDNSGRSTKTFVVR